In one window of Tachypleus tridentatus isolate NWPU-2018 chromosome 2, ASM421037v1, whole genome shotgun sequence DNA:
- the LOC143242901 gene encoding innexin inx2-like, with protein MESVLNFIKSFVKAKKIVIDSFVCRIHHKASVILLLACSILVTAKQYVGDPIDCIGISKTDIPTDLLDTYCWIHSTFSVQKGWDKKVGLEVPYPGVDKYTEGDKRIHHTYYQWVCFMLMIQAGFFYIPHWFWKCVEGSRVKNLMLGLNSPILSEDARNENRNLLVKYFQDNKKNHVLYFTAFTVSEILNFVNVIVQIFLVDLFLQGEFSNYGHKVLQFEDWDWTASYNPMLKVFPRMTKCTFNTYGSSGDVQRYDTLCVLPINIINEKIYVILWFWFIIVAVVTGVSLVYRFSIFFFARLRYKSIIMFNRHINPDHLGVVIQHYGIGDLFLLRLLSKNIDEVNFSELITDLSKELSENESHKLL; from the coding sequence ATGGaatctgtattaaattttattaaaagttttgtcAAAGCGAAGAAGATAGTGATTGACTCTTTTGTTTGTCGCATTCACCACAAAGCAAGCGTAATCTTGTTACTTGCGTGTAGTATACTGGTTACTGCTAAACAATACGTGGGGGACCCCATAGACTGTATTGGTATATCTAAAACAGATATCCCCACGGACTTGCTTGACACCTACTGTTGGATACATTCAACATTCAGCGTTCAGAAAGGATGGGACAAGAAGGTTGGACTTGAAGTACCGTATCCTGGTGTGGATAAGTACACCGAAGGAGACAAGCGTATTCATCACACGTACTATCAGTGGGTATGTTTTATGTTGATGATCCAAGCGGGTTTTTTTTACATACCTCACTGGTTCTGGAAATGCGTGGAAGGTTCTCGTGTGAAGAACTTGATGCTGGGGTTAAACTCTCCAATATTATCGGAAGATGCAAGGAACGAAAATAGAAAtctgttggtaaaatattttcaagacaACAAGAAAAATCACGTCTTATACTTCACAGCATTTACTGTGTCGGAAATACTGAATTTTGTGAACGTTATTGTTCAAATATTCCTAGTGGATTTGTTTCTACAGGGCGAGTTTTCAAACTATGGTCACAAGGTGTTACAATTCGAAGACTGGGACTGGACAGCCAGCTATAACCCTATGCTCAAGGTCTTCCCGAGAATGACGAAGTGCACGTTCAACACATATGGTTCCTCAGGAGACGTTCAGCGATACGATACGTTGTGTGTCTTACCAATtaacataattaatgaaaagaTATACGTCATATTGTGGTTTTGGTTTATAATTGTAGCGGTTGTGACAGGAGTAAGCCTTGTGTATCGGTTTTCCATATTTTTCTTCGCCAGGTTGCGTTATAAAAGCATAATTATGTTTAATCGTCACATCAATCCAGATCACTTAGGTGTAGTGATCCAACACTATGGGATAGGAGACTTGTTCCTGCTACGTCTGTTAAGTAAGAACATTGATGAAGTAAACTTTAGTGAGTTAATCACAGATTTATCCAAGGAATTATCAGAAAACGAAAGCCATAAACTTCTTTAA